The following is a genomic window from Azospirillaceae bacterium.
GCGGCGTTGCGCAGGCATCCGGCCAACACGATGACCGTACCGCCCGCCAGCGATAGGCGCGACCCGTTGGGCGATGGCAGCATCAGCCGCGTCCCTGCCTGAAGGTCGAGAAGAGAACGGGGTGACAAGCTGAACTGGCCACCACCAGCGTTTCGGGGCGACGCCAGAATGGCGTTGCGGCCCGACGCTGCCGCGTGGGCTGCCTCCGCATCGCCATAGGGAAAGGGGAAAATGATGCCGCCCCGCCCGACGGCGATATCGACGGCGGTGGAAAACGACAACACATCGACGATCACCAGGACGCCGACATGGCTGCGTAGGGTTTCCACCCCGGCCAGACCCCATTCGCTGTGTACGGTCTGCATGCGTACTCCTGACATCAGGGCATACGGAGGGTGTCAAGGCACGTACGCTGCCGAAGTCGCGCCAGGGTGTATGCTAGCAGTGATGGCATTGACAGCATTGTTATATGACGCGCGGCCTCAAGAAAAAGGCCGCCCGGTTGCCCAGGCGGCCTTTCCCTTATCATGAGACCCGGCGGCCTTCAGTGCAGCATGGACACCACGGTGGCCGCGATGCCCAGGACGGCACCCAGGGTGACAAAGACCATCACGGCCAGACGCTTCAACCGGCGTCCCGCAGGGACGGGGTTGTCGTTGGCCGGTGGCGGCCCTTCCAGGGATCGGGCGGCCAGGATGCGGGCGCGGGGTTGGGACCGGTCGCGTCCGGCCCCGTTATCGCCATTGCTGGGATAAACCCGCTCCATAATCCTGTCCGCCTTTCCTGTAGCCGATTAGCGCTTGTCGACCGGGACGTAGTCGCGGCTGGTGGCGCCGGTGTACAGCTGACGCGGGCGGCCGATCTTCTGCGAGGTGTCGGCGATCATTTCCTGCCACTGGGCGATCCAGCCCACGGTGCGGGCCAGGGCGAACAGCACGGTGAACATGCTGGTCGGGAAGCCGATGGCCTTCAGGATGATGCCCGAGTAGAAGTCGACGTTCGGGTACAGCTTCTTCTCGACGAAGTACGGGTCTTCCAGCGCGATGCGCTCCAGCTCCACCGCGATGTCCAGCAGCGGGTCGTCCTTGATGCCCAGTTCGGACAGGACTTCCTTGCAGGTCTGCTGCATGACCTTGGCGCGCGGGTCGTAGTTCTTGTAGACCCGGTGGCCGAAGCCCATGAGGCGGAAGCTGTCGTTCTTGTCCTTGGCGCGGGCGATGAACTCGGGGATCCGGTCCTTGTGGCCGATTTCCGCCAGCATCTTCAGCACGGCCTCATTGGCGCCGCCATGGGCGGGGCCCCACAGGCAGGCGATGCCGGCGGCGATACAGGCGAACGGGTTGGCGCCGGAGGAGCCCGCCAGACGCACCGTGGAGGTGGAGGCGTTCTGCTCGTGATCGGCGTGCAGGATGAAGATCTTGTCCATCGCCTTGGCGATGACCGGGTTGATCTTGTACGGCTCGCAGGGGACGCCGAAGGTCATGTTGAGGAAGTTCTCAGCATAACCCAGGTCGTTGCGCGGGTACACGAAGGGCTGGCCGATCGAGTACTTGTAGGCCATGGCGGCCAGGGTCGGCATCTTCGCGATCAGGCGGTGCGACGCCACCATGCGCTGGCGCGGATCCTCGATGTCGGTGCTGTCGTGGTAGAAGGCGGACAGGGCGCCGACCACGCCGCACATGACGGCCATCGGGTGCGCGTCGCGACGGAAGCCGCGGAAGAACTGCGACAGCTGCTCATGCACCATGGTGTGGTAGGTGATGGAGCGTTCGAACTCGACCTTCGCCTTGGCGTTCGGCAGTTCGCCGTGCAGCATCAGGTAGCAGACTTCCATGAAGTCGCTCTTGTCG
Proteins encoded in this region:
- a CDS encoding 2-phosphosulfolactate phosphatase codes for the protein MQTVHSEWGLAGVETLRSHVGVLVIVDVLSFSTAVDIAVGRGGIIFPFPYGDAEAAHAAASGRNAILASPRNAGGGQFSLSPRSLLDLQAGTRLMLPSPNGSRLSLAGGTVIVLAGCLRNAAAVAVEARRLANGADIGVIPAGERWSDGSLRPAIEDLLGAGAIIDALDLPLTPEARVARDAWRAAVPDLDAIIRGCRSGQELIGWGYADDVGLALAVGTSDLAPILRDGAYQPPPTKSLAP
- the gltA gene encoding citrate synthase — its product is MSDTTTPAAEKKTVTLTDNQTGKSFDFPVMHGTTGPDVVDIRKLYAETGYFTYDPGFTSTGSCESKITFIDGDKGILLHRGYPIEQLADKSDFMEVCYLMLHGELPNAKAKVEFERSITYHTMVHEQLSQFFRGFRRDAHPMAVMCGVVGALSAFYHDSTDIEDPRQRMVASHRLIAKMPTLAAMAYKYSIGQPFVYPRNDLGYAENFLNMTFGVPCEPYKINPVIAKAMDKIFILHADHEQNASTSTVRLAGSSGANPFACIAAGIACLWGPAHGGANEAVLKMLAEIGHKDRIPEFIARAKDKNDSFRLMGFGHRVYKNYDPRAKVMQQTCKEVLSELGIKDDPLLDIAVELERIALEDPYFVEKKLYPNVDFYSGIILKAIGFPTSMFTVLFALARTVGWIAQWQEMIADTSQKIGRPRQLYTGATSRDYVPVDKR